From Nitrospirota bacterium, the proteins below share one genomic window:
- a CDS encoding PilZ domain-containing protein: MLAKRCPQCGTSKVRLAPRRTLLDRIFRAFTIYPLRCQLCTYRFRSFLGRPSANPRRSYERVAVQYPVWFQSSFTRASEGLGYPGTITNLSIRGCRVRSATPIPKGASLRLEFQPSPYDLPITIDGAVVRSQAGNAVGLRFVTVCRDEERRLRHLLEPRLSGSRFDERRH; this comes from the coding sequence ATGCTGGCCAAGCGGTGTCCCCAGTGCGGGACTTCAAAAGTCCGGTTGGCTCCTCGGCGGACTCTCCTGGACCGGATCTTCAGGGCTTTCACCATCTACCCCCTCCGCTGTCAACTTTGCACCTATCGTTTCCGGTCCTTCCTCGGCCGGCCCAGCGCAAACCCCCGGCGGAGCTACGAGCGGGTGGCCGTCCAGTATCCGGTCTGGTTCCAATCGAGTTTCACGCGCGCATCGGAAGGTTTGGGATACCCCGGCACGATCACCAACCTGTCTATCAGGGGTTGTCGCGTTCGGAGCGCCACCCCGATCCCAAAGGGAGCAAGCCTGCGGCTGGAGTTCCAGCCGTCGCCCTATGATTTGCCGATCACCATCGACGGCGCGGTCGTTCGCTCGCAGGCGGGAAACGCGGTCGGACTTCGCTTTGTGACGGTCTGTCGGGACGAGGAGCGCCGCCTGAGACACCTGCTCGAACCCCGACTCTCCGGTTCCCGCTTCGATGAGCGTCGCCACTGA